One Betaproteobacteria bacterium DNA segment encodes these proteins:
- a CDS encoding KpsF/GutQ family sugar-phosphate isomerase — MSNSTIPPLPSLATDDAVDSARQVLDIEAQAVTALKAHIGAEFRRALEIVLNCRARVVVCGIGKSGHIARKVASTLASTGTPAFFVHAAEASHGDLGMITADDVFIALSNSGESAELLLIVPPIKRRGAKLIVLTGNPASSLGTQADVCLYAGAAKEACPLNLAPTASTTAALALGDALAVALMKARGFSDRDFASSHPGGKLGVSLTLVNDAMRTGDRLPHVQEEASVAQAVAEMSRSRMGITAVLDGSGNVAGIFTDGDLRRVIGRVSDFQGTRITAVMTRNPRTIEPQRLAVEALQLMEQHKVNQLLVVDAAGRLVGALNMHDLFRAKVI; from the coding sequence ATGTCCAATAGCACGATCCCTCCGCTGCCAAGCCTCGCCACGGACGATGCGGTCGATTCCGCGCGTCAGGTGCTCGACATCGAGGCCCAGGCGGTCACAGCGCTCAAAGCGCATATCGGCGCGGAGTTTCGGCGCGCTCTGGAGATCGTGCTCAATTGCCGCGCTCGCGTGGTGGTGTGCGGCATCGGCAAATCGGGTCACATTGCGCGCAAGGTCGCCTCGACGCTGGCCAGCACGGGTACGCCGGCGTTCTTTGTCCACGCCGCCGAGGCGAGTCACGGCGATCTGGGCATGATCACGGCCGATGACGTCTTCATCGCGCTGTCCAACTCGGGCGAAAGCGCCGAGCTGCTGCTGATCGTGCCGCCGATCAAGCGCCGCGGCGCCAAGCTGATCGTGCTCACCGGCAATCCGGCATCGAGCCTCGGCACGCAGGCCGACGTATGTCTGTACGCCGGTGCGGCCAAGGAAGCCTGTCCGCTGAACCTGGCACCGACCGCGAGCACGACAGCCGCGCTCGCCCTGGGCGACGCGTTGGCGGTCGCGCTCATGAAGGCGCGTGGATTCAGCGATCGGGATTTCGCCAGCTCGCATCCCGGCGGCAAGCTCGGCGTGAGCCTCACGCTGGTGAACGACGCGATGCGCACCGGAGACCGGTTGCCGCACGTGCAGGAAGAGGCTTCTGTCGCCCAGGCCGTGGCCGAGATGTCCCGCTCGCGCATGGGGATCACGGCGGTGCTGGACGGATCCGGCAATGTCGCCGGCATCTTCACCGACGGTGACCTGCGCCGGGTCATCGGCCGGGTCAGCGACTTCCAGGGCACCCGGATCACCGCGGTGATGACCCGCAACCCCCGCACCATCGAGCCGCAGCGGCTGGCCGTGGAAGCCCTGCAACTCATGGAGCAACACAAAGTCAACCAGCTGCTGGTGGTCGATGCGGCCGGGCGGCTGGTGGGCGCGCTCAACATGCACGACCTTTTCCGGGCGAAAGTGATCTAG
- a CDS encoding HAD-IIIA family hydrolase yields the protein MALASHRVALRRNASVELAARARLIGAAVFDVDGVMTDGRIYLGESGEEMKAFNVADGYGLRMLLEAGIEVAILSGRRARCVERRAAELGIRHVIQGAGDKLPAFLRLLDQLRLTAREAAYMGDDIPDLPVLQACGLAVTVPDAPVRVRRVAQHVVARRGGEGAVRDACEFLLRLRARPARGREG from the coding sequence ATGGCGCTCGCTTCGCACCGCGTCGCCCTGCGCAGAAACGCCTCCGTCGAGCTCGCCGCGCGTGCGCGCCTCATCGGCGCCGCGGTGTTCGATGTCGACGGCGTGATGACCGACGGACGCATCTATCTTGGCGAGTCGGGCGAGGAGATGAAAGCATTCAACGTTGCCGACGGCTATGGCTTGAGGATGCTGCTCGAGGCCGGGATCGAGGTTGCGATACTCTCGGGCCGGCGTGCGCGCTGCGTCGAGCGGCGCGCGGCCGAGCTCGGCATTCGTCATGTCATCCAGGGTGCCGGCGACAAACTCCCCGCATTCCTGCGGCTGCTCGATCAACTGCGGCTCACGGCGCGCGAGGCCGCCTACATGGGCGACGACATTCCCGATCTGCCGGTGTTGCAGGCGTGCGGGCTCGCCGTCACCGTGCCCGATGCGCCGGTGCGCGTGCGCCGTGTCGCGCAGCACGTCGTGGCGCGGCGCGGCGGCGAGGGCGCGGTGCGCGATGCATGCGAGTTCCTGCTTCGACTGCGCGCCCGCCCGGCACGCGGACGCGAGGGATGA
- the lptC gene encoding LPS export ABC transporter periplasmic protein LptC codes for MDRFTAAFPLLLVTVLAALTFWLERLVQAPAPPSDGSTRHDPDYMVENFVAIRMGPDGLRLHQLEADRMLHYPDDDSTHLEAPRLLKYENEKVALSITSKRARVSSEGETVEFHDDVRAVRSATPTQSEMVLTTDHLHVVPDDDYARTASPVTIVDANTKVTAVGLELNNKAKVVKLLSNVRGSYVQKK; via the coding sequence GTGGATCGATTCACCGCCGCCTTTCCGCTGCTCCTGGTGACCGTGCTCGCCGCACTGACCTTCTGGCTCGAACGGCTGGTGCAGGCCCCGGCGCCGCCGAGCGACGGTAGTACGCGGCACGATCCGGATTACATGGTCGAGAATTTCGTGGCCATTCGCATGGGCCCCGACGGCTTGCGCCTGCATCAGCTCGAAGCGGACCGCATGCTGCATTACCCGGACGACGACAGCACCCATCTGGAAGCGCCCCGCCTGCTCAAGTACGAGAACGAGAAGGTGGCGCTGAGCATCACGTCGAAGCGGGCGCGCGTATCGAGTGAAGGCGAGACCGTGGAGTTTCACGACGATGTCAGAGCCGTGCGCTCCGCCACGCCCACGCAGAGCGAGATGGTGCTCACGACCGATCACCTGCACGTCGTTCCGGACGACGATTACGCACGCACCGCGAGCCCGGTGACGATCGTGGACGCAAATACCAAAGTCACGGCGGTTGGCTTAGAATTGAATAACAAGGCGAAGGTCGTGAAACTGCTTTCCAACGTGCGCGGGTCCTATGTCCAAAAGAAGTGA
- the lptA gene encoding lipopolysaccharide transport periplasmic protein LptA, whose product MAGTAAAERADRDKPINLEADRVTIDDAKKVSVFEGNVVLTQGTTMLKSDRMTVREDAQGFQYGVAYGNPAYFKQKRDGVDEYIEGWAERIEYDGKAERVQLFDNARMKRGADEVRGSYISYDQPTEFYRVVGAQDNTAGNHAPGRVRAVIQPKSKDAKDAKDPKDVKDKPKESAPPLRLKPAPALSDARK is encoded by the coding sequence ATGGCCGGCACGGCGGCGGCCGAGCGCGCCGATCGCGACAAGCCGATCAACCTGGAAGCCGATCGCGTGACCATCGACGACGCCAAGAAAGTAAGCGTGTTCGAAGGCAACGTGGTGCTCACGCAGGGCACCACGATGCTCAAGTCCGATCGCATGACGGTGCGCGAAGACGCGCAGGGTTTCCAGTATGGAGTCGCCTACGGCAATCCCGCCTATTTCAAGCAGAAGCGAGATGGCGTGGACGAATACATCGAAGGCTGGGCCGAGCGCATCGAATACGATGGCAAGGCCGAGCGCGTGCAGTTGTTCGACAACGCCCGCATGAAACGCGGCGCCGACGAAGTGCGCGGCAGTTACATCTCCTACGACCAGCCGACCGAGTTCTACCGCGTGGTTGGCGCGCAGGACAATACTGCCGGCAATCATGCGCCCGGCCGGGTGCGCGCGGTGATCCAGCCCAAGAGCAAGGACGCCAAGGACGCCAAGGACCCCAAGGACGTGAAGGACAAGCCGAAGGAAAGCGCCCCGCCATTGCGGCTCAAGCCCGCGCCTGCGCTGAGCGACGCGCGCAAATGA
- the lptB gene encoding LPS export ABC transporter ATP-binding protein codes for MSELKAISLKKRYKSRVVVKDVSLDVTSGEVIGLLGPNGAGKTTCFYMMVGLVPVDGGELYLDDKRMTHMPIHSRARLGLSYLPQEASIFRRLTVSENIQAILELQTLTEDEIRAQLEDLLSDLNVTQLRDNPAIGLSGGERRRVEIARTLAANPRFILLDEPFAGVDPIAVLDIQKIIGFLKARGIGVVITDHNVRETLGICDRAYIINEGSVLACGKPDEIVYNESVRKVYLGEHFRL; via the coding sequence ATGAGCGAGCTCAAGGCGATCAGCCTCAAGAAGCGTTACAAATCGCGCGTGGTGGTGAAGGACGTGTCCCTCGACGTCACCAGCGGCGAGGTGATCGGGTTGCTCGGGCCCAACGGGGCCGGCAAGACGACATGCTTCTACATGATGGTCGGTCTGGTCCCGGTCGACGGCGGCGAGCTCTATCTCGACGACAAGCGCATGACCCACATGCCAATCCACAGCCGCGCCCGGCTTGGGCTTTCCTATCTGCCGCAGGAGGCATCGATCTTCCGCCGCCTCACCGTGAGCGAGAACATCCAAGCGATCCTGGAGCTGCAAACGCTCACCGAGGACGAAATCCGCGCCCAGCTCGAGGATCTCCTGAGCGACCTCAATGTCACTCAGCTGCGCGACAATCCGGCCATCGGGCTCTCCGGCGGCGAGCGCCGCCGAGTGGAAATCGCCCGTACGCTGGCCGCCAATCCCCGCTTCATCCTGCTGGACGAGCCATTCGCCGGAGTCGACCCGATCGCGGTGCTGGACATTCAGAAAATCATCGGATTCCTGAAGGCCCGCGGCATTGGTGTCGTTATAACGGATCACAACGTGCGCGAGACGCTCGGCATCTGCGATCGCGCCTATATCATCAACGAGGGCTCCGTGCTGGCCTGCGGCAAACCGGATGAAATTGTCTATAATGAGAGCGTTCGCAAGGTCTATCTGGGTGAGCATTTCCGCCTGTAA
- a CDS encoding RNA polymerase factor sigma-54 — translation MKHSLQLRLSQHLTLTPQLQQSIRLLQLSTLELNQELERFLQDNPLLERDEEVVDGVTSTRIESESYAEADSAPSTPEPEEPRVEAATSELGVTSLASFEDEGYGSGTRDDDDDSDFPQIPSATPTLREHLLSQTGFTQMSERDRILVSLLIDALDDSGFIAQPLEEIAQMLPPELGVELEELSIALRHLQNLDPPGVGARNLAECLDLQLKALPECTPYRSEALETVRRHLELLAARDYLKLKKALRCDDAALRIVQRLITNLNPRPGSAFAGDEARYIVPDVVVRKIKGIWLAALNPDAMPKLRINRMYSQILQRNRDASAQHLASQLQEAKWLIKNVQQRFDTILRVSQAIIDRQRHFFEHGEVAMRPLVLREIAQILDLHESTVSRVTTQKFMLTPRGIFELKYFFGSHVATETGGSCSATAIRALIKQLVSAENGKKPLSDSQLSEILGQQGIVVARRTVAKYRETLQILPVNLRKSI, via the coding sequence ATGAAACATTCTCTCCAGCTCAGACTTTCACAGCATCTCACGCTGACGCCGCAATTGCAGCAGTCCATCCGGCTGCTGCAGCTCTCGACGCTGGAGCTGAACCAGGAGCTGGAGCGCTTCCTGCAGGACAACCCGCTGCTCGAACGCGACGAGGAGGTTGTCGACGGAGTGACGTCCACCCGGATCGAAAGCGAGAGCTACGCCGAAGCCGACAGCGCGCCCAGCACGCCGGAGCCCGAAGAGCCGCGGGTGGAAGCCGCGACCAGCGAGCTCGGTGTCACGAGCCTCGCCAGCTTCGAAGACGAGGGTTACGGCTCCGGCACGCGCGACGACGACGACGATTCGGATTTCCCGCAGATCCCGTCCGCGACGCCTACGCTGCGCGAGCATTTGCTGTCCCAGACCGGGTTCACGCAGATGTCCGAACGCGACCGCATCCTGGTGAGCCTGCTGATCGACGCGCTGGACGATTCCGGCTTCATCGCCCAGCCGCTGGAAGAAATCGCCCAGATGCTGCCCCCGGAGCTGGGGGTCGAGCTGGAAGAGCTGTCGATTGCGCTTCGCCACCTGCAGAACCTCGACCCGCCTGGTGTGGGCGCACGCAACCTGGCCGAGTGCCTGGATCTGCAGCTCAAAGCCTTGCCCGAATGCACCCCGTACCGCTCCGAAGCGCTGGAGACGGTGCGGCGCCATCTCGAGCTGCTCGCCGCACGCGACTATCTCAAGCTGAAGAAGGCCTTGCGATGCGACGACGCGGCGCTGCGAATCGTTCAGCGGCTCATCACCAACCTCAATCCCCGCCCGGGCTCGGCCTTCGCCGGGGACGAGGCGCGCTATATCGTGCCCGACGTGGTGGTGAGAAAGATCAAGGGCATCTGGCTGGCCGCGCTCAACCCCGACGCCATGCCCAAGTTGCGCATCAACCGCATGTATTCGCAGATCCTGCAGCGAAACCGCGATGCCAGCGCGCAACACCTCGCCAGCCAGCTGCAGGAGGCGAAGTGGCTCATCAAGAACGTGCAGCAGCGCTTCGATACCATCCTGCGCGTGTCCCAGGCAATCATCGATCGCCAGCGCCATTTCTTCGAGCACGGCGAGGTCGCGATGCGGCCTCTCGTATTGCGCGAAATCGCCCAGATATTGGATCTGCACGAATCCACGGTGTCCCGTGTCACGACCCAGAAGTTCATGCTCACGCCACGCGGCATATTCGAGTTGAAGTACTTCTTCGGCAGCCACGTCGCCACCGAAACCGGCGGATCGTGCTCGGCAACGGCCATCCGCGCGCTCATCAAGCAGCTGGTGAGCGCCGAGAACGGCAAGAAGCCGCTGTCGGACAGCCAGCTGTCGGAAATCCTCGGCCAACAGGGCATCGTCGTCGCCCGCCGCACCGTGGCGAAGTATCGGGAAACCCTGCAGATCCTTCCGGTCAACCTGAGAAAGTCGATCTGA
- the raiA gene encoding ribosome-associated translation inhibitor RaiA yields the protein MNLHLSGHHLELTPAIRDYLASKLDRVKRHFDDVIDVNVILSVEREQRCAEASIHVRGKDLFAESQDPDMYAAIDALVDKLDRQIVKHKEKRSEGRANGGLKHSAQE from the coding sequence ATGAACTTGCACCTGAGCGGACATCATCTGGAACTGACCCCCGCCATTCGCGACTACCTCGCTTCCAAGCTCGATCGCGTCAAGCGCCACTTCGACGACGTGATCGACGTGAACGTCATCCTCTCGGTGGAACGCGAACAGCGCTGCGCCGAAGCGAGCATCCATGTCCGCGGCAAGGATCTGTTCGCCGAGAGCCAGGACCCGGACATGTACGCGGCCATCGACGCCCTGGTCGACAAGCTCGACCGGCAGATCGTGAAGCACAAGGAAAAGCGCTCGGAAGGCCGCGCCAACGGCGGACTGAAACATTCGGCCCAGGAGTAA
- the ptsN gene encoding PTS IIA-like nitrogen regulatory protein PtsN, whose protein sequence is MNLISKLLPEPNVVLDLDVASKKRVFEQAGLLFENNNQIARSQVFDSLFAREKLGSTGLGQGIAIPHGRIKGLKEAVGALVRLRQAIAFDSPDGQPVSLIFVLLVPEKATDMHLQILSELAQMFSDKSLREKLLTENDAAGIHRLISEWAPHVAPQRSPAV, encoded by the coding sequence ATGAACCTGATCTCCAAGCTATTGCCGGAGCCCAACGTGGTGCTGGACCTGGATGTGGCCAGCAAGAAGCGGGTATTCGAGCAGGCCGGGCTGCTGTTCGAGAACAACAACCAGATCGCCCGCAGCCAGGTGTTCGACAGCCTGTTCGCGCGCGAAAAGCTCGGTTCCACCGGGCTGGGCCAGGGCATCGCCATCCCGCATGGACGCATCAAAGGCCTGAAGGAGGCGGTCGGCGCGCTGGTGCGGCTGCGTCAAGCCATCGCGTTCGATTCGCCCGACGGCCAGCCGGTGAGCCTCATCTTCGTGCTGCTGGTGCCCGAGAAGGCAACCGACATGCACCTGCAAATTCTCTCCGAGCTGGCGCAGATGTTCAGCGACAAGTCGCTGCGCGAAAAGCTGCTGACGGAGAACGACGCGGCCGGCATCCACCGGCTGATCAGCGAGTGGGCTCCTCATGTCGCACCTCAGCGCAGCCCAGCTGTTTGA
- a CDS encoding HPr kinase/phosphorylase produces the protein MSHLSAAQLFEDNREKLELEWVAGRAGGVHKIAPERVSSSPEGLIGHLNLIHPNWIQVLGRTEIGYLEGLAPAARDKALAELAATDMFCIIVTGGESAPPALCAMAEAHDTPLFVSPLRSVHLMWLLRYYLARALAESTALHGVFLDVLGMGVLITGESGVGKSELGLELISRGSGLVADDVVELYRTAPETLEGRCPELLKDFLEVRGLGVLDIRTIFGETSVRPRMNLKLIVHLEKPAGPDAVRLERLPLAASSQNVLGVEVRKVTIPVAAGRNLAVLVEAAVRNYVLQLRGIDSTREFVARHERHMRAGQPEQD, from the coding sequence ATGTCGCACCTCAGCGCAGCCCAGCTGTTTGAGGACAATCGCGAGAAGCTCGAGCTCGAATGGGTAGCCGGGCGCGCCGGCGGCGTGCATAAGATCGCACCCGAACGGGTATCGAGCTCACCCGAAGGGCTGATCGGGCACCTGAACCTGATCCACCCGAACTGGATCCAGGTCCTGGGCCGGACCGAGATCGGCTACCTCGAAGGGCTCGCGCCCGCGGCGCGCGACAAGGCGCTGGCCGAGCTGGCCGCCACCGACATGTTCTGCATCATCGTCACCGGCGGCGAATCGGCGCCGCCCGCGCTGTGCGCGATGGCCGAAGCGCACGACACGCCGCTGTTCGTCTCGCCGCTCAGAAGCGTCCACCTCATGTGGCTGCTGCGCTATTACCTGGCGCGGGCGCTGGCCGAATCGACCGCGCTGCACGGGGTGTTTCTCGATGTCCTGGGCATGGGCGTGCTGATCACCGGCGAGTCGGGCGTGGGCAAGAGCGAGCTGGGCCTCGAGCTGATCTCGCGCGGCAGCGGGTTGGTGGCCGACGACGTCGTGGAGCTGTACCGCACGGCGCCGGAAACGCTCGAGGGTCGCTGCCCGGAGCTGCTCAAGGACTTCCTGGAGGTGCGGGGCTTGGGCGTGCTGGACATCCGCACGATATTCGGCGAGACCTCGGTGCGCCCGCGCATGAATCTCAAGCTCATCGTGCACCTGGAAAAGCCCGCCGGCCCGGACGCGGTGCGTCTGGAGCGCCTGCCGCTCGCCGCGAGCAGCCAGAACGTGCTCGGGGTGGAGGTGCGCAAGGTGACGATCCCGGTCGCGGCCGGGCGCAACCTCGCCGTGCTGGTGGAAGCGGCCGTGCGCAACTACGTGCTGCAGCTCAGAGGCATCGACAGCACGCGGGAATTCGTCGCGCGCCACGAACGGCACATGCGCGCGGGGCAACCGGAGCAGGACTGA
- the rapZ gene encoding RNase adapter RapZ produces the protein MQLLLLTGMAGSGKSIALNALEDLGYYCVDNLPAKLLPEVVDYLRHSNHVHVAISIDVRSVETLPLLPQHLLVLRHSGIEVQLMYLEASTDTLVKRYSETRRRHPLSDGELTLPESIARERELLVEIAALAHHIDTSDLRPAQLRAWIRDFVNIERSGLTLLFQSFAFKNGLPLDADMVFDVRSLPNPFYDPKLRPLNGRDAPVIEFLSSEASVRLMLSDIRGFLENWLPSFVRDNRSYLTVAIGCTGGQHRSVYLVEELARYFEPQIKVLVRHRELLEA, from the coding sequence ATGCAGCTGCTGTTGCTCACCGGCATGGCCGGCTCGGGCAAGAGCATCGCGTTGAACGCGCTCGAGGACCTCGGCTACTACTGCGTCGACAACCTGCCCGCCAAGCTGCTGCCCGAGGTGGTCGACTACCTGCGCCACTCGAACCACGTCCACGTCGCCATCAGCATCGACGTGCGCAGTGTCGAGACGCTGCCGCTATTGCCCCAGCATCTCCTGGTGCTGCGCCACAGCGGGATCGAGGTGCAGCTCATGTACCTGGAGGCAAGCACCGATACGCTGGTCAAGCGCTATTCCGAAACGCGCCGCCGCCACCCGCTATCGGACGGCGAGCTGACGCTGCCGGAGTCGATCGCGCGCGAACGCGAGCTTCTGGTCGAGATCGCGGCGCTCGCACACCACATCGATACGAGCGATCTGCGCCCGGCGCAGCTTCGTGCCTGGATCCGCGATTTCGTCAACATCGAGCGCTCGGGGCTCACGCTCCTGTTCCAGTCGTTCGCATTCAAGAACGGGCTCCCGCTCGATGCCGACATGGTGTTCGACGTGCGCAGCCTGCCCAATCCCTTCTACGATCCGAAGCTGCGGCCGCTGAACGGCCGCGATGCACCGGTGATCGAGTTCCTCTCCTCCGAAGCGTCGGTGCGCCTGATGCTCTCGGACATCCGCGGCTTCCTCGAGAACTGGCTGCCCTCGTTCGTGCGCGACAACCGCAGCTATCTCACCGTGGCGATCGGGTGCACGGGCGGGCAGCACCGCTCGGTCTACCTGGTGGAGGAGCTGGCGCGGTACTTCGAACCGCAGATCAAGGTGCTGGTGCGTCACCGCGAACTGCTGGAGGCGTGA
- a CDS encoding peptidase S16 → MMDSIAKQRLPVFALNTVLFPGASLALKVFEPRYVEMTKACLRDGTPFGVCLIREGNEVGDPALTASVGCTAHIAQWELPHPNLFELAAIGEQRFRIVASEVDALGLIVCEAELLPAEPSGEAPDALCASVLASAIEQFGADRFPQPIALDDAAWVSYRLAEILPLDASLKQQLLEIPAGQRLEILHDLLVRAGAHSPS, encoded by the coding sequence ATGATGGATTCCATTGCCAAGCAACGACTGCCCGTGTTCGCGCTCAACACCGTGCTTTTTCCCGGCGCCTCGCTGGCACTGAAGGTGTTCGAGCCCAGGTACGTGGAAATGACCAAGGCGTGCCTGCGCGACGGCACGCCGTTCGGGGTGTGCCTGATCCGCGAAGGCAACGAGGTCGGCGATCCCGCGCTGACCGCCTCGGTAGGCTGCACCGCGCACATCGCGCAGTGGGAATTGCCGCACCCGAATCTGTTCGAGCTTGCGGCCATCGGAGAGCAGCGCTTTCGCATCGTTGCGAGCGAAGTGGATGCGCTCGGCCTGATCGTATGCGAAGCGGAGCTGCTGCCCGCCGAGCCGTCCGGGGAAGCACCCGACGCGCTCTGCGCGAGCGTACTGGCCAGCGCGATCGAGCAGTTCGGCGCCGATCGCTTTCCGCAGCCGATCGCGCTCGACGATGCCGCCTGGGTCAGCTACCGGCTGGCGGAGATTCTGCCGCTGGATGCCTCGCTCAAACAGCAGCTGCTGGAAATCCCTGCCGGACAACGGCTCGAGATTCTGCACGACTTGCTGGTCCGGGCCGGCGCCCATTCGCCCTCGTGA
- a CDS encoding thioredoxin fold domain-containing protein, whose amino-acid sequence MKPAAALLALALLALALLLAGPLRAAEPSPHAIELPPVFRETFLDIRADARDAAREGKRLMLYFGQDGCPYCRRLMQDNLRQKDIAERVEKHLYPIAFNIWGDREVTWLDGSVVTEKALAARLKVQFTPTLLFFDESARVIARINGYYPPHRFRAAIDYVIGRMEHRSTFADYMRSAVKEPASGTLNDQPFFLRPPLDLARSGKTKPLALLVEQVACQACDEMHGGALNSEETRRVLRAFDVARIDLFGSTPLTGPDGKRTTEAGLARALQVAYTPSVLLFDSAGREVLRVEGYVRAHHLQSALDYVASGVYRSQPSFQRYLQERTERLRKQGVDVRLW is encoded by the coding sequence GTGAAGCCAGCCGCCGCCCTGCTGGCGCTCGCACTGCTGGCGCTCGCGTTGCTGCTCGCGGGGCCGCTGCGCGCCGCCGAGCCCTCGCCGCACGCGATCGAGCTACCGCCGGTTTTCCGGGAAACATTCCTCGACATCCGGGCCGACGCCCGCGATGCCGCGCGCGAAGGCAAACGCCTGATGCTCTACTTCGGGCAGGACGGATGTCCGTATTGCCGGCGTCTCATGCAGGACAACCTGCGGCAGAAGGACATCGCCGAACGCGTGGAGAAGCATCTTTACCCGATTGCTTTCAACATATGGGGCGATCGCGAAGTGACCTGGCTGGATGGCAGCGTCGTCACCGAGAAGGCGCTGGCGGCGCGCCTGAAGGTCCAGTTCACGCCCACGCTGCTTTTTTTCGACGAGTCGGCGCGCGTCATTGCGCGCATCAACGGCTACTACCCGCCGCATCGCTTCCGGGCCGCCATCGACTACGTGATCGGGCGCATGGAGCATCGGTCCACCTTCGCCGACTACATGCGCAGCGCCGTGAAGGAGCCGGCGAGCGGTACGTTGAACGACCAGCCGTTCTTTCTGCGGCCGCCGCTCGATCTCGCGCGCTCAGGCAAGACCAAACCGCTCGCGCTGTTGGTCGAGCAAGTGGCCTGTCAGGCGTGCGACGAGATGCACGGGGGCGCGCTCAACTCGGAGGAGACGCGGCGCGTGCTGCGCGCGTTCGACGTGGCGCGCATCGATCTGTTCGGAAGCACGCCGCTGACCGGTCCGGATGGAAAGCGTACCACCGAGGCGGGCCTGGCGCGCGCGCTGCAGGTCGCGTACACGCCCTCGGTGCTCCTGTTCGACAGTGCCGGTCGCGAAGTGCTGCGCGTGGAAGGCTATGTGCGCGCGCATCACCTGCAAAGCGCGCTCGACTATGTCGCGAGCGGCGTCTACCGCTCGCAGCCGAGCTTTCAGCGCTACCTGCAGGAGCGTACCGAGCGGCTGCGCAAACAAGGCGTCGACGTGCGCCTGTGGTAG
- the mutY gene encoding A/G-specific adenine glycosylase, with protein MVLRFASSESALPPKLATSVRSSPAPASGTRADSDFAERVIDWQRRHGRHDLPWQQSRDPYAVWVSEIMLQQTQVATVIPYFRRFMASFPDVSVLAHAEPDAVMKHWSGLGYYSRARNLHAAAQLLVSRFDAKFPRDPHTIAALPGIGRSTAGAIAALSFGVPGAILDGNVKRVLCRVFGIEGDPGSSATLRALWSLAERLVPAREVEAYTQGVMDLGAMLCLRRAPKCDLCPVHAACVARSQGRIGELPRARVRRPRPERSVAMLVLHHAARVLLQKRPPAGIWGGLWCFPEAELDDDPAAVCMQRFGARGVQIASLPTLEHGFTHFRLRIHPVRVEIAELSDQAAEPGTVWLALEEARTAAIPTPVRKLLEGA; from the coding sequence ATGGTGCTGCGTTTCGCATCGAGCGAATCCGCCTTGCCTCCCAAGCTCGCGACCAGTGTTCGATCTTCGCCCGCTCCAGCCTCCGGCACGCGGGCGGACAGCGACTTCGCCGAGCGCGTGATCGACTGGCAAAGGCGCCACGGGCGGCATGATCTTCCCTGGCAGCAAAGCCGCGACCCGTATGCCGTCTGGGTTTCCGAGATCATGCTGCAGCAGACCCAGGTCGCGACCGTCATCCCGTATTTCCGGCGCTTCATGGCCTCGTTTCCGGATGTGAGCGTCCTGGCCCACGCCGAGCCCGACGCGGTGATGAAGCATTGGAGCGGGCTCGGCTATTACTCCAGGGCGCGCAACCTGCACGCCGCGGCGCAACTGCTGGTCTCCCGATTCGACGCGAAGTTTCCGCGCGATCCGCACACAATCGCCGCGTTGCCTGGCATCGGCCGTTCGACCGCGGGCGCGATCGCCGCACTTTCGTTCGGCGTGCCGGGCGCGATCCTCGACGGCAACGTCAAGCGCGTGCTGTGCCGTGTATTCGGCATCGAAGGCGATCCGGGCTCCAGCGCCACGCTGCGCGCGCTGTGGTCGCTTGCCGAGCGCCTTGTGCCGGCGCGCGAGGTGGAGGCGTACACGCAAGGGGTCATGGATCTCGGCGCGATGCTATGCCTGCGTCGTGCGCCGAAGTGCGACCTCTGCCCCGTGCATGCGGCGTGTGTCGCCAGAAGCCAGGGGCGGATCGGCGAGCTGCCCAGGGCACGCGTGCGGCGGCCGCGCCCCGAGCGCAGCGTCGCCATGCTGGTGCTGCATCACGCGGCCCGCGTGCTGCTGCAAAAACGTCCACCTGCGGGCATCTGGGGCGGTTTGTGGTGCTTTCCGGAGGCCGAGCTCGACGACGATCCGGCAGCCGTCTGCATGCAACGCTTCGGCGCCCGCGGTGTGCAGATTGCATCCTTGCCGACTCTGGAGCATGGCTTCACGCATTTCCGCCTGCGCATTCATCCGGTGCGCGTCGAGATCGCCGAGCTGTCGGATCAGGCCGCGGAACCGGGCACGGTATGGCTCGCGCTCGAGGAAGCGCGCACGGCCGCGATCCCGACTCCGGTGCGCAAGCTCCTGGAGGGCGCATGA